ACACTAAACAGGCTACTATTTAATATAAAATTAAAGAATGTCTTGTTAGAAGAAATCAAACAAAACTATATACTTCCATTTAAACTGGCACAAATAGCAGGAAAAGTAATAGAGAAAAAATATAATCTAGAAGTTTCGGAGGATGAAATTGGCTATATAGCAATTCATTTCAGTGGATATTTAGAAAGAAATAGTAGTAGATTTTATTCAATTAAAAAAATAGCAATTATATGTGGAACAGGTCTTGGAACAGCAAAACTATTAAAAATAAGAGTTGAAAAGTTGATAGGAAATAATCCTCAAATTGATACTCTTTCGAGTTTTAATTTGAGAAATATTAATTTAGATGAATACGATATAGTTTTTACAACTATTGATTTAGATACATCAAATATAAATACAATAGTATTAAAAATTAATACAATATTTGATGAAAATAAATTGAGAGAACAATTAAAGACCGTATTATGTTTAAGAGATGGCAACATAGATACTACTGATTCTCCAAATTTACTAATAAATAATTTGTTAAATGAAAATAAATTTATAATATTAAATGAAAAAACTATACTTGCTTCATTAGAAAAAATGATGGACAATCTTATGGATTTAGGATGTATTGATGATAATTTTAGAAAAAACATAATCAAAAGAGAAGAGAAGTCTCCTACAGTTTTTGATAAAGGTCTATTATTTCCTCATGCTGTGAATGAAAAGTCAGATAAATTTTTAATGGCAGTTGGTATTTTAGAAGAGCCAATAGTTTATGCAAATAGAAGTATAAAAATAATACTTATGACAATGTTTCCATGTGAGGATAAGGTGGATTCAGATTTATTGGTAAAGATTTATGAAGAAGTTTTAAAAATAGGTCAAAATGTAAAGTTAACAAATAAGATAAGCAAATGTAGAAGCTTTGTAGAATTTAAAAAAGTGTTGATTGAGAACATTATATAGGTTTTGTATAGGAGTTAAAAAAACAAATTAATTTATGAAAGGTGTGTAAATATGAAACTACTTATAATTTTATTTGTTGTTTATGTTTTAAATACTTTATTTGTAATGAAACAGAATAAATTATATTTCAAAGCCTTAAATAGAGCTAAAAAAATGGGTGATATAGTGTCTACAGGAAAAAAGAAGAGTTATTTTTCTAAAGGAAGTATAGCTATTATATCTTCAGATTCAGATGGATTTATAAAGTGTGGAGAAATTTTAAAAGGGCGCACAGTAATGGCTAAATTTAAAGAGATTGAAGATATAAAAGGGTTAGATATATATAGTGCAGAGCAAAGATTTAAAGATGAAGAAAGTATTGTACAAGCTATAAAATTTATAAAAGAAAAAATAAATGTTTCTTTTAATTAATCTAATATAAATTATCAGGAGGGATATCATGAAGTATGAAGTTAAGATAAGTGGGATAGGCAGTTTAGTTGAAGAATTAATGAATGAAAGCAACTGTCTTATTATATACGATGAAACTATTAATGATGAAGATTTGAAAGATATATCTGTAGTTCATTCAATATCGGCATTAAAAAGTAATGTTGAAATAGGGGATACACTTACAATAGGAAATCGAGATTATTGTATAGTTTCAGTTGGTGATATTGCTCAAAATACTCTTAGAGAAATTGGTCACTGTACAATTAAATTTGATGGAGAAGATAAAGTAAATTTACCTGGAGAAATACATGTAGAAATTGGAAAGCCAGATATAAAGATTGGAGATTTAATAACTATTTGTTAATTTGAAAAAATAAAACTATTATAACAGGAGGAATTGATATGTTAGATTTAAACAGAAAACTTGCAAAGTTAGAAGAAGAAGGTAAAAAAATAAGAGTAGCTCTTATAGGTGCTGGTCATATGGGCAATGGTATGGTAAGCCAAATGGCAAATATGAAAGGTATGGAAGCATCTATTGTTGTAGATATAAATCTGGAATTAGCTCATAAAGCATTTACTGATGCAGGTATAGAAGAAGGAATTATAGATAATGTAACAAATGAAACAGATGCAGAATTGAAATTACAAGAGGGAAAAGTATTAACATGTAATGACTTTCTTGTAGCTTGTAAGACAAAGTCAATAGATGTAGTTATAGATGCAACTGGAGGTATTGCAATTGGTGCAGAAATAGCACTAAATGCTATTTTAAATAAAAAACACATAGTAATGTTAAATGCTGAAACTGATTGTGTTGTTGGTCCAATACTTAAAAAATTAGCAGATGACGCAGGAGTAATATTTACAGGTTCAGCAGGAGATGAACCAGGAGCAGTAATGGGTCTATTTGATTTTGCTGATGCAATGGGATTTGAAGTTAGAGTAGTGGGGAAAGGTAAAAATAATAAATTAGATTTAGATTGTAATCCTGATACAGTTAAAGAAGAAGCAGAAAGAAAAGGTGCTTCACCTCATATGATAGCTTCTTTTAAAGAAGGTACTAAAACAATGGTAGAAATGGCTTTAATGTGTAATGCAACTGGATTTGTACCTGATGTAAGAAGTGGACATGGTATTGAAGCTACAGTTAATGAAGTACCTAAGAAATATGCATTAAAAAGCGAAGGTGGAGTATTAGATAATTATGGTGTAGTTGATTTTGTAAATGGTATAGCACCTGGCGTTTTCGTTGTAGTTGCTCATAAATTAAAAGCAGTTAATGATGAATTAAAATACTTAAGTATGGGTGATGGGCCTAACTACATATTATACAGACCATATCATTTATGCAGTTTAGAAACTCCTTTATCAGCAGCAATGGCAGTTTTAGAGAATAAGGCTACAATAGTTCCTAAAGCTGGATTAGTTGCAGAAGTTATGACTATAGCGAAGAAAGATTTGAAAAAAGGTGAGTATATGGATGGATATGGTGCATATACATGCTATGGAACTATAGAAAAATACGATGTTGCAAAAGAGATGAATGCTGTACCTATTGGTTTAATCAGTAAAAAAACTAAAGTTGTTAAAGATATTAAAAAAGGTGAGGTTATAACGTATGATATGGTAGAGATAGAAAAAGATACTACTTTATATCATTTGAGACAATTACAAGAAAAAATATTTGGATAAAATTTATTGTAGAATAATATAATATAGATTTTATGTACAGATATTATACAGAATTAAATATTACTAGATAGTAGTAAAATACTAGTTTTTACTACTATCTAGTAATAAATGTTTGACTGAAATTTAACTGACAAATAAAAAAATATGTGATTAACCGACATAAAACTGGCTATTATTTAAATAGTATCTTACTCAAGTTTTCAGATGCTTCTATTCCCCTTTCTTCTAAAATATGAGAGTATTTATAGTTACTTTTCCATTAACATGTACCATTGTTTTACATTTATAATTTTTTCATTAAGCTCAACATAACACCACCTAACTCCTATAGCTTCACCAAAGCGTAGACCAAGTCAGATAGAGTAATGGCTAAATTAGTATCAAGACACCTTTCTAATAGAAGATTAGCCTTATCCATAGTATAAAAATTAGTTGTAGATGTATTTTCTTTATTTGGAGTTATTACAAATTTAGCCTCATCTTCTTACTTTTCTCCAAATTAATAAGCTTCATGTAATGAAGTATTTACAAATCAATTGAATTTTTGCAGAATTTAAAGCATATTTTTTATATATCTTATTAACATATGCTTGTAAAAGATTTAGACTAATATCAATTGATTTTATATCTTCAAAAAAAGTTCTATATGATTTCTAATTATACTTTTTCTTTTCATAGATTCCATAACTTTTCTGTTTTATTTTACTAGTTAATTCTTCTATGTACTCCAAATATACATAGAATTTTTCATTTCTTTTTCTTATAAAAGCTGATTTGATGTTCCTATGTATATTTCCTTTATAAGTATTCTTAGTGTTTAAAACATATTAAATAACTATAGCTTTGTTATATCAAATCTAAGTTGTCAATACTATTTGATGGTAGAGTAGATGTGTACAAAAATATTTAGAGGAATCTTTAAAAAAGTAATATGATAGGTAAAATATGTAAATATATATGTTATAATATTTTTAGCAAGAAGATGTGGTCTACAATTTATAGAGTGGAGTTCATACTGGTATAAAACCTACTTCCTAATGAAAGGAGGTGGGAAGTATGAATAACTTTTTACTTAATGTAATGGCTGGCGTTATTGCTAGTTTAATATTTTGCATAATTTGTAAAGTATTTACAAAAGTAAAAAGCCACTCAACTCGTGGCAAGAGTAAAAGTGGCTGGGAACTTGATTTTAAAATCAAGTTCTATAAATTTAAATAATTACCAATTGTTTAAATTATGAACTTCACTCTACTGTCAAATAGATTGTAGTTCTTCTTGCTATTATTATACCACAAATTAGAAAAAATATGCAAAGTACTTACAAAATAAGTAGGTACTTTTGTTTTATCAAATTATGCCATAATATTGTGTGAGATGAGTAATTTGTGTGGTATATGGAATTCTTTTCATATTCATGATTTTAGAGAAATTAAGAATAATTTAGATGAAGTTGAAAATATATATTTTCAAGAAGAAGAGCTTAAAACTAAAGAAGAAGAAAAGAGACAACAAGAAAAAAATAATTATGATAATTATATTCGAAATAGTGGAATTGAGCCATTAGATATAATAAAGAAACTAAAAGAGTTGTTAGATTCAGGAGCAATTACACAGGAAGAATATAATAAAAAGAAAGAAGCATTATTTGGAATAAAATATGAGTTGAGTCATTCTATTATATAAAAAAGGTGGGGATTTTATCAAAAAGATACTAATAAGAATAATTAAAATAATTGCATTTATAATATTATTTGCTTTTATAACTATTTTATTGATGCAAGAAAAATATCTTTTTTATAGAAGTGGATTAACAGTTAGTGTAAAAAATAGTAGTAATATAACTATTGATGAATTAAAGATAAAGTTATATCTTGATGGAAAAGAAAAATTAGCATTAACTGAATTTAAAAAAATATCACCTAATGAGTCAAACTCTATTTTATATAAAGGAAACATTGGTACTGAATCTCAATTAATATTAGAGTATAAAGATAAATTTGATAAAGTCAAAATAGAAGATGCTGCCTATTTAACAGGTTCATCAAAACTTGTAGTAGAGATTGAAGTTAAATCCATTGATAAAGAAGGTAACTTAATCACTATTGTAAAAGGTCTTGATGGCTTTCAAGCATTTGGAAATTAATAAAAGTATAGAAAGAACTTATAAATTTAGATATATCCATACCAAGTAGATACTTAAAAAAGCACATTATAATGGTATTAGTATGATATTCAACTTGGCTCATTCCATTTTTTATTTGAATACGTCATTATTATAGAAATAAATATAATCATCTATCAGTTTAACAATCTCATTTGGATTATTTGTATTAATTAAATAGATTAGTTCTAATTTCAAATGACTGAAAAATTTCTCAATAGGGGCATTTAACTTTTTTTAAAATTAATTTTTCATACATAGATATTCTAGCTATTCTTCCATAGATTTAAATTTGTTTTTTTGTTTGCCTTTTATAGGATTTTTAGATTTTCCACACGTTTCTTTATCAAATGCGTACTTATCTTTATTTTGGTATGCTGATACCCATCTGATAATTTATGTTTTATTCTTTACATGTAAACTTTCAGCTACATTAAGATAACTTAGACCTTCATTTATATGCATATCTACAGCTTTTAATTTTAATTCTTTACTATGCTTATTATTTTTTTTGCACATAGAAAAACCCAATTATAATCTTCTTCTTTAGTATACTTATAAGGTGCTTTTTTTTAAGTGTCTACTATAATAGATATTTTCCTAATCCATTTGTAAATGTTTATAATTATGTAATATATTCATATGGAAGTGCTAAATTAGATGTTGTTATGTCTAGTAGTGAAGTTAGAATTAAACTATATTCAGGTTTTAATCAATACGATGCTATAATGAGCGGAGTTTATATTTATAATATTAGTTGTATTTTTATTGGAAAAGAATAAAATGAAAGGCTTAGATAACCTCTAAGTCTTATTTTAATACAAATAAGGAAGTGTTTATGAATGAAGAACTTTTTAAAGAAAATTTGAAACGACATGAGCTAATAATAAATAAACATAATGATGAAATAGATGAATTAAAGGTAACAAATATAGAAATCACTATGTGAGAACTTGAATTCAGTTATAAGCATGTGGTTGCTTGGAACAATGATTACAACCTTAGTATGATTCTTTTTTGCTATTCAAAGAGGATATATTATAAGAGAGTAAAAGAAAGTTATTTAGTTATAGATATAAAAGACTGTAAGCCACATTAAACACAAAATCTGTATGTAATTGGAGGAGTAATTTGTAATAAGATTAAAGAATTGAGTAAGACTATAGGAGAAAAATTCACGCAAATTTATTCTGATGATGTGTGGTATACAGTGAATAAGGCTAGAGTGTTTGTAAAAGAAAAGCTATGGTTTTAAATGTGTATAATTATGGTAAATAAATTGATAAATAAGCTATAATATAGGTATATTGATGTGGAAAAAATTTAAAATGAGGGGATGATACTATGAAATTTAAAATGAGATATATTTTAGTAGGAATATGCTTGATATTATTTGTATATCTTACAACATTTATAAAGCCCACAATAAATTTTTCAGCTAAAATAAATGACATTAGCATCGAGGATTATAATAGGATAAAGAAAGAGGAGCAAGGTTTACCCAAAGATGTAGATATTAAGCATTTAAAACACGTTGATATTCAAGTGAAAGTTAAAGCTCCAAATATATTAATAAGAGATATAAACTTTAATTCAGAAGGATTTTATGATTTTTTGAGAGATAATGAAAAAGTAAGAATGTTAGGAGAAAGTAGGGTAACATATAATAAAAAACACACTGAAACTCTTGAAGTATACTTAGAAAATGCTAATGCTAAAGAGTTAAGAGAGATAATTGAAGATTTTAAATATACAGTATCTTGGAAGAACATATGGAATTTTCAAGGTAAAGAAATATTTTATCTAAAGGAGTATTTGAAATAAATCGAAAAAATATTGGTATATGTTAACTTATATAATGAGTTACAGATATATTATTAATGAGAGGAGATTAATTATGAAGAGGATGAAGTTAGTCTTAACAGCAGTACTATCTATTATTGTAATGTTTCTAATACTACATTCAACACCTACACTAACACTAAAGACTCATATATTTTTTAATGGATATTTCAAAGAAGCTATTACTACAGGAATAATTGATGATGAGTTTCATAATAAAATAGATAAAGAAAAACTATCAAAGGAAAATGCAAAATGCTATACATTAACCAAACCTCCTTTGGAAAAAGCTACGGAAAGCTATTTAAGGAATTATAAAGTTATCAAGAAAGGTCCTTTATATTTTACTGAATATTATGGAGATTGTTAAATGTTATAATAATTTTTTAGAGTATTTTCTCATGGTTATCTAGTTAGGTTGATAAAAACAGGATGAAATTCTAAAATATTAGACAAAGCAAAAGGTGGTAGGGAAATCCTATCACCTTCTTTTGATTATTGATAAGCTGTGGAAAAACTATACTAAAATCGTGTATAAAATATTTAACTGACAAAAGCATATAAAAAAATATAAAGGTATTGAAATAATAACGTTTATAAAAAATAAAATAAATAAAAGTAACACAATATAGAGGTTATTTAAAAGAGGGTTGATGGTTATTTTAAAATCAGCCCTTTTATATTTTTTGAAAGGGTGTTTTACTAAAGCTTATTTTATAGTTTATTTATAGTTTTTTTAAAGTTAAAAATATTAATAGTAGGTTTAATTTAAATTAATTCTGCAATTTTATATTCATATTTAAGATAATATAATTAAAAATTTTAATATAAAATGAATTAAAATAGCCAATTATGTATTATAATATTAACTGTAATACTAATATAGTTCTATTAATTAAAGAAATATCCCCCATTAATATATAATAAATATCTTTAAGCAAAAGAACTTAGTAAAAAATATATCGTATTCAATAAAAAATCTGTTTACAGAATGGTATATATAGTTATATAATATACTATATAAGATACGAAAAGATAAAAAGTATAGCACAATGAAAGAAGGTGATTATTATTCAGCTTAATGAAAGACAACTAAAAATAATAGATATAGTTAAGGAAAATGAACCAATAACGAGTGAAAGTATTGCCTCCAGCTTGAATGTGACTCGTGCTACACTTAGATCTGATTTAGCTATATTAACAATGACAGGAATACTAGACGCAAGACCAAAAGTTGGATATTTTTATTCAGGAGTTAGTGAAATCAATTTAATTGGTAAAAGTATAAAAGAAAAAACAGTAGAAGATATAATGAGCATGCCTGTACTAGCTAAGAAAGACGAAAGTATATATGATGTAATAGTCACTATGTTTTTATCTGATGTAGGGAGTATAGTTATTATAGATGAAAATGAAGAATTATGTGGAGTTGTCTCTAGAAAGGACTTACTAAAAGCAACTATAGGAGGTTCTGATATAAATAAGATGCCAATAGGTATGATAATGACAAGAACTCCAAATGTAGTTACTTTGACTAAGGGAGCTAGTGTTTTATTGGCTTCAAAAAAAATAATAGAACATGAAGTAGATTCGATTCCAATTGTTGAATATAAAGAAGAAGACAAAAATCATATGAGAGTTGTTGGGAGGATATCAAAAACCAACATAACTAAGCTATTTTTAGAAATAGTTGACAATTAAGGAGGTATGCTGGTGAAAAACCTAATTATATATGCAGTATCAGACTCAGTAGGGGAGACTGCACAACAAGTTGCAAAAGCATGTATGTCACAATTTTATGTAAATGAAACTTATGAAATAAAAAGATTTCCATATATGATTAATAAGGGAGTATTACTTGAAACGTTAGAAAATGCAAAAGCTGAAAACGCTTTGATTGTATATACATTAGTTGATGAAGAATTATGCAGTATTGTTGAAAGATATTGCGAAAGAGAAGGTCTTAGTTGTATAGACTTGATGACTGATATATTAAGAGAAATAAGTAAAAGAACTGGAAGAAAACCTAAAAGAGAAGCTGGTATAATCAGAAAATTAGATGAATCTTACTTTAAGAGAGTTGAGGCTATAGAATTTGCAGTAAAATATGATGATGGAAAAGACCCTAGAGGAGTTCTTCAAGCAGACATAATTTTAGTGGGAATATCAAGAACATCTAAAACTCCTTTAAGTATGTATTTAGCTAATAAAAATATAAAAGTAGCTAATGTACCATTAGTTCCAGAAATACCAATTCCTAAAGAAGTATTTGAAATAGAAACTAAGAAGATAATAGGTCTTACTAATTCACCTGAAAAGTTGAATGAAATAAGAACTCAAAGATTAAAAGCTTTAGGGTTATCTAGTAAAGCTAATTATGCTAACTTAGAAAGAATACTTCAAGAATTAGACTATTCAGAAGAAATAATGAAGAAAATTGGATGCCCAGTAATAAATGTTTCAAATAAAGCAATTGAAGAAACTGCAGGTATAATTTTAGATATAATGAAAGAAAATGGTCTAAAAATATATAAAGAAATAGAAATTTAATAAAATGTTTAATAATAAAAATGATATAAATTAAAATAAAAAAGATTAATGGGGGATTTAACAATGGAAACTAAGTATGTTTATAGTTTTGGTGAAGGAAGCAAAGACATGAAATCTTTACTAGGAGGTAAAGGTGCCAATTTAGCAGAAATGACTAAGATAGGCTTACCTGTCCCTCCTGGATTCACTATAACAACAGAGGCATGTAATGACTACTATGTTAATAATGAAAGTATAAGAGCAGAAATAATAAAAGAAATAGAAGCACATTTAGCTACTTTAGAAAAAGATTTAAACAAAACATTAGGATGTAATAAGAATCCACTATTAGTATCAGTTCGTTCTGGTGCAGTATTCTCTATGCCAGGAATGATGGATACAATACTTAACTTAGGTCTTAATGACAATAGTGTTATTGGCCTAGCAGAAGCTACACAAAATGAAAGATTTGCATATGATAGTTACAGAAGATTTATACAAATGTTTTCTGATGTTGCTATGGAAGTGCCAAAATACAAATTTGAAAACGTACTAGATAGAGTAAAAGAAGCAAAAGGATACACAGTTGATACAGAACTTACAACTGATGACTTAAAAGAAATAGTAAAAGAATTTAAGGCAATATACAAAAAAGAAATAAAAAGTGATTTTCCACAAGACCCAAAAGAGCAATTAATGCTTGCTATAGAGGCAGTGTTTAGATCATGGAATAACCCTCGTGCAATCGTATACCGTAGATTGAATGATATAGCTCATAATTTAGGAACAGCAGTAAATATTCAATCAATGGTATTTGGTAATATGGGAGAAACTAGTGGTACAGGTGTTGCATTTACTAGAAATCCAGCTACAGGAGAAAATAAATTATTTGGTGAATTCTTAATGAATGCTCAAGGTGAAGATGTTGTTGCAGGTATAAGAACTCCTCAAAATATATCAACTCTTGCTGAAGTAATGCCAGCTGTATTTGATGAATTCGTAAAAATTACTCATATACTTGAAGGTCACTATAAAGATATGCAAGATATAGAGTTTACTATAGAAAATGAAAGATTATATATATTACAAACTAGAAATGGTAAAAGAACAGCAGCAGCAGCAATAAATGTAGCAGTTGATTTGGTTGAAGCTGGAATAATAGATGAAAAAGAAGCTATAATGAGAATTGAGCCTAATCAATTAGACCAGTTATTACATCCAAAATTTGAAGACAAAGCTTTAAAAGAAGCTAAAGTTATAGCAAAAGGTTTACCAGCATCACCAGGTGCAGCAAGTGGTAGAGTTTACTTCAATGCTGATGATGTAGTAAAAGCAAATGAAAAAGGAGAGAAAGTAGTTTTAGTTAGACTAGAAACATCTCCAGAAGATATAGAAGGTATGGTTAAGGCTGAAGGAATTCTTACAGCTAGAGGTGGAATGACATCACATGCAGCAGTTGTTGCTAGAGGTATGGGTAAATGTTGTGTTGCTGGATGTGGAGAAATAAAAGTTGATGAGTTTAACAAAGAGGTAAGAGCTCTTGATGATATAGTTATAAAAGAAGGAGAGTATATTTCTATAGATGGTTCTACAGGAAATGTTTACTTAGGAGATGTTAAGAAAACAAAAGTTTCTTTAACTGGAAACTTTGAAAAACTAATGCAATGGGTAGATAAGCATAAATGTATGATGGTTAGAACTAACGCAGATAATCCTAGAGATGCTCGTGCAGCTATAGAATTTGGTGCTGAAGGTATAGGTTTATGTAGAACTGAGCATATGTTCTTTGATGAAGATAGATTACCAGCAGTTAGAGAAATGATATTATCTAATACAGTAGAGCAAAGAGAGAAAGCTCTTGAAAAAATATTACCAATGCAAAGAGAAGATTTTGTAGAGTTATTCAAAGTTATGGATGGAAAGCCAGTTAATATAAGATTAC
This sequence is a window from Clostridioides difficile. Protein-coding genes within it:
- a CDS encoding PTS glucitol/sorbitol transporter subunit IIA, which encodes MKYEVKISGIGSLVEELMNESNCLIIYDETINDEDLKDISVVHSISALKSNVEIGDTLTIGNRDYCIVSVGDIAQNTLREIGHCTIKFDGEDKVNLPGEIHVEIGKPDIKIGDLITIC
- a CDS encoding transcriptional regulator GutM produces the protein MKLLIILFVVYVLNTLFVMKQNKLYFKALNRAKKMGDIVSTGKKKSYFSKGSIAIISSDSDGFIKCGEILKGRTVMAKFKEIEDIKGLDIYSAEQRFKDEESIVQAIKFIKEKINVSFN
- a CDS encoding helix-turn-helix transcriptional regulator is translated as MIIIQLNERQLKIIDIVKENEPITSESIASSLNVTRATLRSDLAILTMTGILDARPKVGYFYSGVSEINLIGKSIKEKTVEDIMSMPVLAKKDESIYDVIVTMFLSDVGSIVIIDENEELCGVVSRKDLLKATIGGSDINKMPIGMIMTRTPNVVTLTKGASVLLASKKIIEHEVDSIPIVEYKEEDKNHMRVVGRISKTNITKLFLEIVDN
- a CDS encoding SHOCT domain-containing protein; protein product: MSNLCGIWNSFHIHDFREIKNNLDEVENIYFQEEELKTKEEEKRQQEKNNYDNYIRNSGIEPLDIIKKLKELLDSGAITQEEYNKKKEALFGIKYELSHSII
- a CDS encoding NAD(P)-dependent oxidoreductase, with translation MLDLNRKLAKLEEEGKKIRVALIGAGHMGNGMVSQMANMKGMEASIVVDINLELAHKAFTDAGIEEGIIDNVTNETDAELKLQEGKVLTCNDFLVACKTKSIDVVIDATGGIAIGAEIALNAILNKKHIVMLNAETDCVVGPILKKLADDAGVIFTGSAGDEPGAVMGLFDFADAMGFEVRVVGKGKNNKLDLDCNPDTVKEEAERKGASPHMIASFKEGTKTMVEMALMCNATGFVPDVRSGHGIEATVNEVPKKYALKSEGGVLDNYGVVDFVNGIAPGVFVVVAHKLKAVNDELKYLSMGDGPNYILYRPYHLCSLETPLSAAMAVLENKATIVPKAGLVAEVMTIAKKDLKKGEYMDGYGAYTCYGTIEKYDVAKEMNAVPIGLISKKTKVVKDIKKGEVITYDMVEIEKDTTLYHLRQLQEKIFG
- a CDS encoding kinase/pyrophosphorylase, whose protein sequence is MLVKNLIIYAVSDSVGETAQQVAKACMSQFYVNETYEIKRFPYMINKGVLLETLENAKAENALIVYTLVDEELCSIVERYCEREGLSCIDLMTDILREISKRTGRKPKREAGIIRKLDESYFKRVEAIEFAVKYDDGKDPRGVLQADIILVGISRTSKTPLSMYLANKNIKVANVPLVPEIPIPKEVFEIETKKIIGLTNSPEKLNEIRTQRLKALGLSSKANYANLERILQELDYSEEIMKKIGCPVINVSNKAIEETAGIILDIMKENGLKIYKEIEI
- the ppdK gene encoding pyruvate, phosphate dikinase; the encoded protein is METKYVYSFGEGSKDMKSLLGGKGANLAEMTKIGLPVPPGFTITTEACNDYYVNNESIRAEIIKEIEAHLATLEKDLNKTLGCNKNPLLVSVRSGAVFSMPGMMDTILNLGLNDNSVIGLAEATQNERFAYDSYRRFIQMFSDVAMEVPKYKFENVLDRVKEAKGYTVDTELTTDDLKEIVKEFKAIYKKEIKSDFPQDPKEQLMLAIEAVFRSWNNPRAIVYRRLNDIAHNLGTAVNIQSMVFGNMGETSGTGVAFTRNPATGENKLFGEFLMNAQGEDVVAGIRTPQNISTLAEVMPAVFDEFVKITHILEGHYKDMQDIEFTIENERLYILQTRNGKRTAAAAINVAVDLVEAGIIDEKEAIMRIEPNQLDQLLHPKFEDKALKEAKVIAKGLPASPGAASGRVYFNADDVVKANEKGEKVVLVRLETSPEDIEGMVKAEGILTARGGMTSHAAVVARGMGKCCVAGCGEIKVDEFNKEVRALDDIVIKEGEYISIDGSTGNVYLGDVKKTKVSLTGNFEKLMQWVDKHKCMMVRTNADNPRDARAAIEFGAEGIGLCRTEHMFFDEDRLPAVREMILSNTVEQREKALEKILPMQREDFVELFKVMDGKPVNIRLLDPPLHEFLPHDDETIEELSKSMGIKVSDIKKRIVDLDEFNPMLGHRGCRLAITYPEICVMQSKAIIQGAIEAIRAGVKVSPEIMVPLIGEVNELKIIRKMIVETVDAIIKEEGVEVPYTVGTMIEIPRACLTADEIAQEADFFSFGTNDLTQMAFGYSRDDAGKFLGQYVDEEILEKDPFQVLDQNGVGKLVKMGVKLGREVKPELKLGICGEHGGEPSSVEFCYNVGLNYVSCSPFRVPIARLAAAQASIKNPR